A stretch of the Archangium violaceum genome encodes the following:
- a CDS encoding DUF763 domain-containing protein, translated as MDRTGSADLPLHSGRVPDWLAERMARMSRVLVEALVLHYGRHEVLRRLAHPFWFQSLGAVMGMDWHSSGVTTTVLGALKRGLTPGGRQLGLYVVGGKGVQARRTPDELRIIGDRVGIDADALIRASRLAARVDSAAVQDGFELYAHSLILSDDNAWAVVQQGMNPEARQARRYHWLSEGLGSFVDSPHAAIHGPNQGVILNLTDKRAAMARAAQVELVSQGPDVVLGALRKLRPQPEPVPYTPPLPHLQMPEHEEVAPGDVLLRRLHGTLAAAAEQGPKDFSELLLTPGVGARTVAALATVAEVLHGSPARFTDPARFAFAQGGKDRQPFPVRLDVYDETLRVLRAAVDAARLGNDEKLQALRELDRQARRLESVATGPSFEELVQAGWRDATELLPTDAPPRRPSGRPGWRRAPRSRTQMELPGLGEDTPGGSSRHSG; from the coding sequence ATGGACCGTACGGGCAGTGCAGACCTTCCCCTCCATTCCGGCCGCGTGCCGGACTGGCTCGCCGAGCGCATGGCGCGCATGAGCCGCGTGCTGGTGGAGGCGCTCGTCCTCCACTACGGCCGTCACGAGGTGCTGCGCCGGCTCGCGCACCCCTTCTGGTTCCAGTCGCTCGGCGCCGTCATGGGCATGGACTGGCACTCCTCGGGCGTCACCACCACCGTGCTCGGCGCACTCAAGCGCGGGCTCACCCCGGGTGGCCGTCAGCTCGGACTGTACGTGGTGGGGGGCAAGGGCGTGCAGGCGCGCCGCACCCCCGACGAGCTGCGCATCATCGGCGACCGGGTGGGCATCGACGCCGACGCGCTCATCCGCGCCAGCCGTCTGGCGGCCAGGGTGGACAGCGCCGCCGTGCAGGACGGCTTCGAGCTGTATGCCCACAGCCTCATCCTCTCGGACGACAACGCGTGGGCCGTGGTGCAGCAGGGGATGAACCCGGAGGCCCGGCAGGCCCGGCGCTACCACTGGCTGTCCGAGGGGCTCGGCAGCTTCGTGGACTCGCCCCACGCCGCCATCCACGGGCCCAACCAGGGCGTCATCCTCAACCTCACGGACAAGCGCGCCGCCATGGCCCGCGCCGCGCAGGTGGAGCTCGTGTCCCAGGGGCCGGACGTGGTGCTGGGCGCGTTGCGCAAGCTGCGTCCCCAGCCCGAGCCCGTACCCTACACCCCGCCGCTGCCCCACCTGCAGATGCCCGAGCACGAGGAGGTGGCGCCCGGCGATGTGCTGCTGCGCCGGCTCCACGGCACGCTCGCCGCCGCGGCCGAGCAGGGCCCCAAGGACTTCTCCGAGCTGCTCCTCACCCCCGGCGTGGGCGCGCGCACGGTGGCGGCGCTGGCCACCGTCGCCGAGGTGCTCCATGGCTCGCCCGCGCGCTTCACGGACCCGGCGCGCTTCGCCTTCGCCCAGGGCGGCAAGGACCGGCAGCCCTTCCCGGTGCGGCTCGACGTCTACGACGAGACCCTGCGCGTGTTGCGCGCGGCGGTGGACGCGGCGAGGCTCGGCAATGACGAGAAGCTCCAGGCCCTGCGCGAGCTGGACCGGCAGGCGCGCCGGCTCGAGTCCGTGGCCACCGGCCCTTCCTTCGAGGAGCTCGTTCAGGCCGGTTGGAGGGATGCAACCGAGTTGCTGCCCACCGATGCTCCGCCTCGCAGGCCCTCGGGGCGTCCCGGCTGGCGGCGCGCGCCTCGCTCCCGGACACAGATGGAGCTGCCCGGCCTGGGAGAGGACACACCCGGAGGCTCCTCGCGGCACTCGGGGTGA
- a CDS encoding PAS domain S-box protein has protein sequence MSSSSNPEPSPRWASRGEQASTPRMEGRVLVVDDTEAKRYVIVKALRRAGMEVLEAANGQEALTAAALRPDVVVLDVRLPDMSGFDVCRRLKEDPTTAAIPVLYVSSLLRDEELEARLFEDGADGYIPQPIEPKHLVAQTWALVRMRRGELARKREHEEALAEQQRLQRELERSEARARRLTESGVVGTYYWDLDGTILDANDTFLEMVGATREELEQGLLNWRKMSPPEWREQDHRSVQALLETGVSELMEKQYLRKDGTRVDVIRGSALFEGESRRGVTVVVDITARRQAERQLNQLMAELESKERLLNAVLQQMPTGVLIAEAPSGRTLLTNERLVSFVGSPVRQMSAEYRAQRLLHLDGRPYRMEELPLVRSLREGETVAEELAIRHEDGSTRLTRTCAAPVRDAEGTIVASVLTVEDITEQKATQGSLRRSEERLRLAMESAALGVWSYTPGTRELEWDARTRELFGLPPDARVTYDRWMEGVHPDDRARVEERFERALSGQDGGIHEAEYRTLGLQDGVLRWVASRGRVHSDANGRVHMLGTVLDITERKLAEQHAAALQATTAAFAHALTPKQVADALVEHGLKSLEACAGSVCVRVGGALVVLGAVGYPEELLRAYQSMSITDPTPLAEAVRTGRAVWIESRDAFERGWPDVARRLSGSSRRSWGVMPLKDGERVVGVLGLSFLSQRRISPQEEANLESLCQLGAQALERARLYEEARQRSELEQQFLGVVSHDLRNPLQAISLGARTLQRMERPTPEALMRTSGRIANSADNMGRMISDLLDFTRGRLGGGIPLERTANDLVRLCHEVIDEFSVTHPSSDIRLEGDPHCEGQWDGPRMRQVLSNLLSNALRHAREGTAVRVKVHSRRGEVELSVSNEGAPIPQELLPVLFEPFRRGMSKFRPAGSLGLGLYIVRQVVEGHGGRVEVSTGEAGTTFTVRVPRGTGPGSSR, from the coding sequence TTGTCGAGCAGCAGTAACCCCGAGCCTTCTCCGCGGTGGGCGTCGCGAGGGGAGCAGGCCTCCACCCCCCGGATGGAAGGGCGGGTGCTGGTGGTGGATGACACGGAGGCCAAGCGGTACGTCATCGTCAAGGCGCTGCGCCGGGCGGGCATGGAAGTGCTGGAGGCGGCCAATGGCCAGGAGGCCCTGACGGCGGCGGCGCTCCGGCCGGACGTGGTGGTGCTGGACGTGCGTCTGCCGGACATGAGCGGCTTCGACGTCTGTCGCCGGCTCAAGGAGGACCCCACCACCGCCGCCATCCCCGTGCTCTATGTCTCCTCGTTGCTGCGGGACGAGGAGCTGGAGGCGCGGCTCTTCGAGGATGGGGCGGACGGCTACATCCCCCAACCCATCGAGCCCAAGCACCTGGTGGCGCAGACGTGGGCCCTGGTGCGCATGCGTCGGGGAGAGCTGGCCCGCAAGCGCGAGCACGAGGAGGCCCTGGCCGAACAGCAGCGGCTGCAGCGCGAGCTGGAGAGGTCCGAGGCGCGCGCGCGGCGGCTCACCGAGTCCGGCGTGGTGGGCACCTACTATTGGGATCTGGATGGCACCATCCTCGATGCCAACGACACCTTCCTGGAGATGGTGGGCGCCACGCGCGAGGAGCTGGAGCAGGGCCTGCTCAACTGGCGGAAGATGTCGCCCCCCGAGTGGCGGGAGCAGGACCACCGCAGCGTCCAGGCACTGCTCGAGACGGGCGTGTCCGAGCTGATGGAGAAGCAGTACCTGCGCAAGGACGGCACGCGGGTGGACGTGATTCGCGGCTCCGCGCTGTTCGAGGGCGAGTCGCGCCGGGGCGTGACGGTGGTGGTGGACATCACCGCGCGCCGGCAGGCCGAGCGCCAGCTGAATCAGCTCATGGCCGAATTGGAGTCCAAGGAGCGGCTGCTCAACGCCGTGTTGCAGCAGATGCCCACGGGCGTCCTCATCGCCGAGGCCCCCTCGGGCCGGACGCTGCTGACCAATGAGCGGCTGGTCTCCTTCGTGGGGTCGCCCGTGCGGCAGATGTCGGCGGAGTACCGCGCGCAGCGCCTCCTGCACCTGGATGGGCGGCCCTACCGGATGGAGGAGTTGCCGCTGGTGCGCTCGCTGCGCGAGGGGGAGACGGTGGCGGAGGAGCTCGCCATCCGCCACGAGGATGGCTCGACCCGGCTCACCCGGACGTGCGCCGCGCCCGTGCGCGACGCGGAGGGCACCATCGTCGCCAGCGTGCTGACGGTGGAGGACATCACCGAGCAGAAGGCCACCCAGGGGTCGCTGCGGAGGAGCGAGGAGCGGTTGCGCCTGGCGATGGAGTCCGCCGCGCTCGGAGTCTGGAGCTACACGCCGGGCACGCGGGAGCTGGAGTGGGACGCGCGTACCCGGGAGTTGTTCGGGCTGCCGCCCGATGCGCGCGTGACGTACGACAGGTGGATGGAGGGCGTGCACCCGGATGACCGCGCGCGGGTGGAGGAGCGCTTCGAGCGCGCGTTGTCCGGCCAGGACGGAGGCATCCATGAGGCCGAGTACCGGACGCTGGGGCTCCAGGACGGAGTGCTCCGGTGGGTGGCCTCGCGGGGCCGGGTGCACTCCGACGCGAATGGACGGGTCCACATGCTGGGCACCGTGCTGGACATCACCGAGCGCAAGCTGGCCGAGCAGCATGCCGCGGCCCTCCAGGCCACCACGGCCGCCTTCGCGCACGCGCTCACCCCGAAGCAGGTGGCCGATGCGCTGGTGGAGCACGGGCTGAAATCGTTGGAGGCCTGTGCGGGCTCCGTCTGCGTGAGGGTGGGCGGGGCGTTGGTCGTGCTCGGGGCGGTTGGCTACCCGGAGGAATTGCTTCGCGCGTACCAGTCCATGTCGATCACCGATCCCACCCCCCTCGCGGAGGCGGTGCGCACGGGACGCGCGGTGTGGATCGAATCCCGTGATGCCTTCGAGCGGGGCTGGCCCGACGTCGCCCGGCGGTTGAGTGGGAGCTCGCGCCGCTCCTGGGGGGTCATGCCGCTGAAGGACGGCGAGCGGGTGGTGGGCGTGCTGGGGTTGAGCTTCCTCTCGCAGCGCCGCATCAGTCCCCAGGAGGAGGCGAACCTGGAGTCGCTCTGTCAGCTGGGGGCCCAGGCCCTGGAACGGGCGCGGCTCTACGAAGAGGCGCGGCAGCGGTCGGAGCTGGAGCAGCAGTTCCTCGGGGTGGTGAGCCATGATCTGCGCAATCCCTTGCAGGCCATTTCCCTGGGGGCGCGCACGCTGCAGCGGATGGAGCGGCCCACGCCGGAAGCGCTGATGCGCACGTCGGGGCGCATCGCGAACAGCGCGGACAACATGGGGCGGATGATTTCGGACCTGCTCGACTTCACGCGGGGGCGGCTGGGCGGAGGCATTCCCCTGGAGCGCACGGCGAACGACCTGGTGCGGCTGTGCCACGAGGTCATCGACGAGTTCTCCGTGACGCACCCGAGCAGCGACATCCGCCTGGAGGGAGACCCCCATTGCGAGGGGCAGTGGGACGGCCCGCGCATGAGGCAGGTGCTCTCCAACCTGCTGTCCAACGCGCTCAGGCACGCGAGGGAGGGGACGGCGGTGCGCGTGAAGGTGCACTCGCGGAGGGGAGAGGTGGAGTTGTCGGTCTCCAACGAGGGAGCGCCCATTCCTCAGGAGCTGTTGCCGGTGCTCTTCGAGCCGTTCCGCCGGGGCATGTCGAAGTTCCGGCCGGCGGGGAGCCTGGGGTTGGGGCTGTACATCGTGCGCCAGGTGGTGGAGGGGCACGGCGGGCGGGTGGAGGTGAGCACCGGCGAGGCGGGCACCACCTTCACCGTGCGCGTGCCCCGAGGGACCGGGCCCGGCTCCAGCCGCTGA
- a CDS encoding 2OG-Fe(II) oxygenase family protein, giving the protein MTDFIEVHDGVLSPALCQEIIQLFEKSPHKHRGQTGGGVDLSKKDSHDLLLNAHPEYQDLLRRLLDHAFPPLRSYLRKYLYAMIGAVSLAMKHPTTGQVVTLTRENFAEIGDPNLDQLIGMLYRYGNLQVQKYLKGTGGYPHWHSEVFPKDASCEPLHRVLAFQFYLNDVSQGGETEFFYQEKKVQSKAGRMLIFPAGFTHTHRGNRPESNDKYIITSWVMFHRAETMYGGRPAP; this is encoded by the coding sequence ATGACCGACTTCATCGAGGTCCACGACGGCGTCCTGTCGCCCGCGCTGTGCCAGGAAATCATCCAGCTCTTCGAGAAGAGCCCCCACAAGCACCGGGGCCAGACCGGGGGCGGCGTCGACCTGTCCAAGAAGGACAGCCATGACCTGCTGCTCAACGCCCACCCCGAGTACCAGGACCTGCTGCGCCGCCTGCTGGACCACGCCTTCCCGCCGCTCCGGAGCTACCTGCGCAAGTACCTGTACGCGATGATCGGCGCCGTCTCGCTCGCGATGAAGCACCCGACGACGGGCCAGGTGGTGACGCTCACGCGGGAGAACTTCGCGGAGATCGGCGACCCGAACCTCGACCAGCTCATCGGCATGCTCTACCGCTACGGCAACCTCCAGGTGCAGAAGTACCTGAAGGGCACGGGCGGCTATCCGCACTGGCACTCGGAGGTGTTCCCGAAGGACGCCAGCTGCGAGCCGCTGCACCGGGTGCTCGCGTTCCAGTTCTACCTGAACGACGTGAGCCAGGGCGGCGAGACCGAGTTCTTCTACCAGGAGAAGAAGGTCCAATCGAAGGCCGGCCGCATGCTCATCTTCCCCGCCGGCTTCACCCACACCCATCGCGGCAACCGGCCGGAGTCCAACGACAAGTACATCATCACCTCGTGGGTGATGTTCCACCGCGCCGAGACGATGTACGGCGGACGCCCCGCTCCGTGA
- a CDS encoding DUF2378 family protein — translation MSDTPLIFNHSLQGMLSRAFPEGVPAELKAKLLTVGVDLGKPLLPAYPVQTWARCIELSAPFVFPHERREVAWRKLGERMIDGYQDSMIGGAMFSMLRILGPRRMLQRAQKNFRTGNNYSEVRVTEVSPTAMDLWFNETDDVLRHFTVGLVIAGMRAGGAAEPQAEILQKDAKGMTLRASWKNKD, via the coding sequence ATGTCGGACACACCGCTCATCTTCAACCACTCACTCCAGGGGATGCTGTCGCGCGCCTTCCCGGAGGGGGTCCCCGCCGAACTGAAGGCGAAGCTGCTCACGGTGGGAGTGGACCTGGGCAAGCCGCTGCTGCCCGCCTACCCGGTGCAGACGTGGGCGCGCTGCATCGAGCTCAGCGCCCCATTCGTCTTCCCCCATGAGCGCCGCGAAGTGGCCTGGCGCAAGCTGGGCGAGCGGATGATCGACGGCTACCAGGACTCGATGATCGGCGGCGCCATGTTCTCCATGCTGCGCATCCTCGGACCGCGGCGGATGCTGCAACGCGCCCAGAAGAACTTCCGGACCGGCAACAACTACTCGGAGGTGCGTGTCACGGAAGTCTCGCCCACGGCGATGGACCTGTGGTTCAACGAGACGGATGACGTGCTGCGCCACTTCACCGTGGGCCTGGTGATCGCCGGCATGCGCGCCGGCGGCGCGGCGGAGCCCCAGGCGGAGATCCTCCAGAAGGACGCGAAGGGGATGACCCTGCGCGCCTCCTGGAAGAACAAGGACTGA
- a CDS encoding FKBP-type peptidyl-prolyl cis-trans isomerase: MNRLLLIFSASLLLLTSACGDTGDPTKVKYAASLGVDLDAMNRSASGLYTQDLVVGTGTEATQGRIVNVHYTGWLPDGSMFDTSRDTPEKPISFTLGKGEVIDGWDEGVAGMKVGGQRRLVIPSELGYGEAGYPGVIPGNSVLVFDVELISVR; the protein is encoded by the coding sequence ATGAACCGTCTGCTCCTGATCTTCTCCGCCAGCCTGCTCCTCCTCACGTCCGCGTGCGGCGACACGGGAGACCCCACGAAGGTGAAGTACGCGGCCTCGCTGGGCGTGGACCTCGACGCCATGAACCGCAGCGCCTCCGGGCTCTACACGCAGGACCTCGTGGTGGGCACCGGCACCGAGGCCACCCAGGGCCGCATCGTCAATGTGCACTACACCGGCTGGCTCCCGGATGGGTCCATGTTCGACACCAGCCGTGACACCCCCGAGAAGCCCATCTCGTTCACGCTTGGCAAGGGCGAGGTCATCGATGGCTGGGACGAGGGCGTCGCCGGCATGAAGGTGGGAGGCCAGCGCCGGCTCGTCATCCCCTCCGAGCTCGGGTACGGCGAGGCGGGCTACCCCGGCGTCATTCCCGGGAACTCGGTGCTCGTCTTCGACGTGGAGCTGATCAGCGTCCGCTGA
- a CDS encoding PAS domain S-box protein — protein sequence MLVVDDTEAKRYLIAQTLRLAGMEVLEASSGGEALAAVATQPDVVVLDVRLSDMNGFDVCRRLKQNPVTAAIPVLYISALLRDEELEERLFVDGADGYIPQPIESKHLVAQTWALVRMRRAELARQREREEAEAERQRLQRELERSQARARRLTESGMVGIVYWDLDGTILDANDTFLSLVGYTREDLARGLLDWRKMTPPEWEAADARAFGELQAQGVSVLYEKQYLRKDGTRVDVMLGVASLEGEADRGVTMVVDLTERREAERRLKQLMLELESSRSRLRMALDAAELGTWSYDIPTGEVRWDARAKEMFGLPPQASVRPEVWRTGVHPEDLEQVTAAVERALSGGNGGFFGTEFRVVGLQDGMLRWVSARGRVLFDEAGRALSFSGIWLDITERKLNEQRSAALQATTAAFANALTPRQVAEALVEHGLKSLDAYAGSVSQVEDGQLRMISHFGYPSHILQKHGDFPLDIRAPSCLAALEGRTVWLQATESLEREWPEFFKILQGSRSRTWLSIPLKDGERVVGVLGLSFSSLRRFSPQDMAHLESLCALCAQALARAWLYEEERRAKEEARQRAELEQQFLGVVSHDLRNPLMAISLGARTLQRMEKPAPEALLRTAGRIANSADTMGRMISDLLDFTRGRLGGGIPLERERNEMVRLCREVIDEFSVTHPDRDIRLEGDALCEGQWDGPRMRQVLSNLLSNALRHAREGSAVCVRVLAREGEVELSVFNEGAPIPEELLPVLFEPFRRGMSKFRPSGSLGLGLYIVRQVVEGHGGRVEVSTGEAGTTFTVRVSQTAEPPPRRGEDSRPGP from the coding sequence GTGCTGGTCGTCGATGACACGGAGGCCAAGCGCTACCTCATCGCGCAGACGCTGCGCCTGGCGGGCATGGAGGTGCTGGAGGCGTCCAGCGGAGGCGAGGCGCTCGCGGCGGTGGCCACGCAGCCGGACGTGGTGGTGTTGGATGTGCGCCTGTCGGACATGAACGGCTTCGATGTCTGCCGCCGGCTCAAGCAGAATCCCGTCACCGCCGCCATTCCCGTGCTCTACATCTCCGCCCTGCTTCGGGACGAGGAGTTGGAGGAGCGGCTCTTCGTGGACGGGGCGGACGGCTACATTCCCCAGCCCATCGAGTCCAAGCACCTGGTGGCGCAGACGTGGGCCCTGGTGCGCATGCGGCGGGCGGAGCTGGCCCGTCAGCGCGAGCGCGAGGAGGCCGAGGCCGAGCGGCAGCGGCTGCAGCGCGAGCTGGAGAGGTCCCAGGCGCGGGCGCGGCGGCTCACCGAGTCCGGCATGGTGGGCATCGTCTATTGGGACCTGGATGGCACCATCCTCGATGCCAACGACACCTTCCTGTCGCTGGTGGGCTACACGCGCGAGGACCTGGCGCGGGGTCTGCTCGACTGGCGGAAGATGACGCCCCCCGAATGGGAGGCGGCGGATGCCCGGGCGTTCGGGGAGCTCCAGGCCCAGGGCGTCAGCGTGCTGTACGAGAAGCAGTACCTGCGCAAGGACGGCACGCGGGTGGATGTGATGCTGGGGGTCGCCTCGCTCGAGGGCGAGGCCGACCGGGGCGTGACGATGGTGGTGGACCTCACGGAGCGCCGCGAGGCCGAGCGCCGGCTGAAGCAGCTCATGTTGGAGCTGGAGTCCAGCCGGTCGCGGTTGCGGATGGCGCTCGATGCCGCCGAGCTCGGCACGTGGAGCTACGACATCCCCACCGGGGAGGTGCGCTGGGACGCGCGCGCCAAGGAGATGTTCGGTCTGCCGCCGCAGGCCTCCGTGCGGCCCGAGGTGTGGCGGACGGGGGTGCACCCGGAGGATTTGGAGCAGGTGACGGCGGCGGTCGAGCGCGCGCTGTCGGGCGGAAACGGGGGCTTCTTCGGGACCGAGTTCCGCGTGGTGGGGCTGCAAGACGGAATGCTGCGGTGGGTGTCCGCGCGGGGCCGGGTGCTCTTCGACGAGGCGGGGCGGGCGCTCAGCTTCTCGGGCATCTGGCTGGACATCACCGAGCGCAAGTTGAACGAGCAGCGCTCCGCGGCGCTCCAGGCCACCACGGCCGCCTTCGCCAATGCGCTCACCCCGCGGCAGGTGGCCGAGGCCCTGGTGGAGCATGGGTTGAAGTCGCTGGATGCCTACGCGGGCTCCGTCAGCCAGGTGGAGGACGGGCAGCTGCGGATGATCAGCCACTTCGGCTACCCCAGCCACATTCTCCAGAAACATGGCGACTTCCCGCTCGACATCCGCGCCCCTTCCTGCCTGGCGGCGCTCGAGGGGCGGACCGTCTGGCTCCAGGCCACCGAGTCCCTGGAGCGGGAGTGGCCCGAGTTCTTCAAGATCCTCCAGGGGAGCCGCAGCCGCACCTGGCTGAGCATTCCGCTGAAGGATGGCGAGCGGGTGGTGGGCGTGCTGGGGTTGAGCTTCTCCTCGCTGCGCCGCTTCAGTCCTCAGGACATGGCGCACCTGGAGTCGCTCTGCGCGCTGTGTGCCCAGGCCCTGGCGCGCGCCTGGCTCTACGAGGAGGAGCGTCGGGCGAAGGAGGAGGCGCGGCAGCGCGCCGAGCTGGAGCAGCAGTTCCTCGGGGTGGTGAGCCATGATCTGCGCAACCCGCTGATGGCCATCTCGCTGGGCGCTCGCACGCTGCAGCGCATGGAGAAGCCCGCGCCGGAGGCCCTGTTGCGCACGGCGGGGCGCATCGCGAACAGCGCGGACACGATGGGGCGGATGATTTCGGACCTGCTCGACTTCACGCGGGGGCGGCTGGGTGGAGGCATCCCCCTGGAGCGCGAGAGGAACGAGATGGTGCGGCTGTGCCGGGAGGTCATCGACGAGTTCTCCGTGACGCACCCGGACCGGGACATCCGCCTGGAGGGCGATGCGTTGTGCGAGGGGCAGTGGGACGGCCCGCGCATGAGGCAGGTGCTCTCCAACCTGCTGTCCAACGCGCTCAGGCACGCGAGGGAGGGGTCGGCGGTGTGCGTGAGGGTGCTCGCGCGGGAGGGGGAGGTGGAGCTATCGGTGTTCAACGAGGGCGCGCCCATTCCGGAGGAATTATTGCCAGTGCTCTTCGAGCCGTTCCGCCGGGGCATGTCGAAGTTCCGGCCGTCGGGGAGCCTGGGGCTGGGGCTGTACATCGTGCGCCAGGTGGTGGAGGGGCACGGCGGGCGGGTGGAGGTGAGCACCGGCGAGGCGGGCACCACCTTCACCGTACGGGTATCCCAGACGGCGGAGCCACCTCCCAGGCGAGGGGAAGACTCCAGGCCTGGCCCGTAA
- a CDS encoding NAD-dependent malic enzyme, which yields MKQYEKKLDANGRPYLETNLTGLVLTRLPLLNKGPSFTLEERREFGLMGLLPPKVSSLDEQIERSYANFRSFRSDLEKHVFLRALQDRSEVLFYALLNRHIEEMMPIIYTPTVAQAVEQFSRIYRYPRGLVVSPENIGDIDAMLENTPFPDVQLIVATDNEGILGIGDQGFGGLAICIGKLSLYTAAAGIDPAVTLPVELDVGTHRKELLDDPLYLGVKRPRMEGKEYDDFIHTFVMALKKRFPNVLVQWEDFSKQKAFDVLDRYRDVLPSLNDDVQGTGAVVLAGLLSATRRSQTTLGQQVYVVHGAGAGGVGVARQIVRGMEREGLSTKEARERIFLIDSKGLILKDRKGLEPYKLEFAHEPSRVAGWKLKGAIPSLLETAREAKVTVLLGLSGQRAAFGEDVVKAVAANTPYPVVFALSNPTANSEAVPEDIYRWTQGKALVATGSPFEDVEWDGAPHPVGQGNNAFIFPGLGLGVLLTRSKRVTDGMLTAASLALADYTDGARLAQGALYPRMDRLRAASRQVAIAVMRQAVKEEVATRELPEDLEGLLEAEMWRPEFLPLRRAPGQ from the coding sequence ATGAAACAGTACGAGAAGAAGCTCGACGCGAACGGCCGCCCCTACCTGGAGACGAACCTCACGGGGCTCGTGCTCACCCGCCTGCCCCTGCTCAACAAGGGTCCCTCCTTCACGCTGGAGGAGCGGCGCGAGTTCGGGCTGATGGGCCTGCTCCCCCCGAAGGTGTCGTCCCTGGACGAGCAGATCGAGCGCTCCTACGCCAACTTCCGCTCCTTCCGCTCGGACCTGGAGAAGCACGTCTTCCTGCGCGCCCTGCAGGACCGCAGCGAGGTGCTCTTCTACGCGCTGCTCAACCGGCACATCGAGGAGATGATGCCCATCATCTACACCCCCACGGTGGCGCAGGCGGTGGAGCAGTTCAGCCGCATCTACCGCTACCCCCGCGGGCTGGTGGTGAGCCCGGAGAACATCGGCGACATCGACGCGATGCTGGAGAACACGCCCTTCCCGGACGTGCAGCTGATCGTGGCCACGGACAACGAGGGGATTCTGGGCATCGGCGACCAGGGCTTCGGCGGCCTGGCCATCTGCATCGGCAAGCTGTCCCTGTACACGGCCGCGGCGGGCATCGACCCGGCGGTGACGCTGCCGGTGGAGCTGGACGTGGGCACCCACCGCAAGGAGCTGCTCGATGATCCGCTCTACCTGGGCGTGAAGCGCCCGCGCATGGAGGGCAAGGAGTACGACGACTTCATCCACACCTTCGTGATGGCGCTCAAGAAGCGCTTCCCCAACGTGCTGGTGCAGTGGGAGGACTTCAGCAAGCAGAAGGCCTTCGACGTGCTGGACCGGTACCGGGACGTGCTGCCCTCGCTCAACGACGACGTGCAGGGCACGGGCGCGGTGGTGCTGGCGGGCCTGCTGTCGGCCACGCGGCGCAGCCAGACGACGCTCGGGCAGCAGGTGTACGTGGTGCACGGCGCGGGCGCGGGCGGCGTGGGCGTGGCGCGGCAGATCGTCCGCGGCATGGAGCGCGAGGGCCTGAGCACGAAGGAGGCGCGCGAGCGCATCTTCCTCATCGACTCCAAGGGCCTCATCCTGAAGGACCGCAAGGGGCTGGAGCCCTACAAGCTGGAGTTCGCGCACGAGCCGTCGCGCGTGGCGGGCTGGAAGCTGAAGGGCGCGATTCCCAGCCTGCTGGAGACGGCGCGGGAGGCGAAGGTGACGGTGCTGCTGGGCCTGAGTGGCCAGCGCGCGGCGTTCGGCGAGGACGTGGTGAAGGCGGTGGCGGCCAACACGCCCTACCCGGTGGTGTTCGCGCTGAGCAACCCCACGGCGAACAGCGAGGCGGTGCCGGAGGACATCTACCGGTGGACGCAGGGCAAGGCGCTGGTGGCCACGGGCAGCCCCTTCGAGGACGTGGAGTGGGACGGGGCGCCGCACCCGGTGGGCCAGGGCAACAACGCCTTCATCTTCCCGGGCCTGGGGCTGGGCGTGCTGCTGACGCGCTCGAAGCGGGTGACGGACGGCATGCTGACGGCGGCGTCGCTGGCGCTGGCGGACTACACGGACGGCGCCCGGCTGGCGCAGGGCGCGCTCTACCCGCGCATGGACAGGCTGCGCGCGGCGAGCCGGCAGGTGGCCATCGCCGTGATGCGCCAGGCGGTGAAGGAGGAGGTGGCCACGCGCGAGCTGCCCGAGGACCTCGAGGGCCTGCTCGAGGCCGAGATGTGGCGGCCCGAGTTCCTCCCCCTGCGGCGCGCGCCGGGGCAGTGA